A region from the Gammaproteobacteria bacterium genome encodes:
- the hda gene encoding DnaA regulatory inactivator Hda has product MSPPPDPGSTGGPGRPEAGSPSPAVQLWLPIGLRSAPSFANFVPGANAEALHWVELLARGEGPEALYLWGGPGVGKTHLLEAACRDAAGRGEPVACVPLAGPEPLEPALLGGLESAALVCVDDLQAVAGGAAWEEALFHLMNALRATGGRLLLTGRAPVAALGLTLPDLASRVGAALVLHLAPLSDSERAAALRVRARERGFLLPDDVVEYLLRRFPRDLPTLVGLLDRLDEGSLAARRRVTLALVRELLDGAAAGSAGGGEKNLHEGVDTLRRVSKLRRSSGRLAATTDRGEEKGG; this is encoded by the coding sequence TTGTCTCCCCCGCCGGATCCCGGATCGACCGGGGGCCCGGGCCGGCCTGAGGCCGGCAGCCCGTCCCCGGCGGTTCAGCTCTGGCTCCCCATCGGCCTGCGCTCGGCCCCGAGCTTCGCGAACTTCGTTCCCGGGGCGAACGCCGAGGCCCTGCACTGGGTGGAGCTCCTCGCCCGGGGGGAGGGTCCGGAGGCTCTGTACCTCTGGGGCGGCCCGGGCGTGGGCAAGACGCACCTGCTGGAGGCCGCCTGCCGGGACGCGGCCGGGCGGGGCGAGCCCGTCGCCTGCGTGCCCCTCGCCGGACCGGAGCCCCTGGAGCCTGCCCTGCTGGGGGGGCTCGAAAGCGCCGCGCTCGTCTGTGTGGACGACCTGCAGGCGGTGGCCGGGGGGGCGGCATGGGAAGAGGCGCTCTTCCACCTGATGAACGCCCTGCGTGCCACGGGGGGGCGTCTCCTGCTCACGGGCCGCGCGCCCGTGGCCGCGCTCGGTCTCACGCTCCCTGACCTTGCCTCGCGCGTCGGTGCCGCCCTGGTGCTTCACCTGGCCCCGCTCTCGGACAGCGAGCGCGCAGCGGCCCTGCGGGTGCGCGCCAGGGAGCGAGGCTTCCTGCTCCCCGACGACGTGGTGGAGTACCTCCTGCGCCGCTTCCCCCGGGACCTGCCGACGCTCGTCGGCCTGCTGGACCGCCTGGACGAGGGCTCCCTCGCCGCGCGCCGGCGGGTGACCCTCGCCCTCGTGCGCGAGCTCCTGGACGGGGCGGCGGCGGGGTCCGCGGGGGGGGGCGAAAAAAATCTTCACGAGGGGGTTGACACCCTCCGGCGGGTGTCTAAACTACGCCGCTCCTCTGGACGGCTGGCAGCAACGACGGACAGGGGCGAAGAAAAAGGGGGTTGA
- a CDS encoding CDP-alcohol phosphatidyltransferase family protein, whose translation MSWSLLPNTLCVLRIALVPPTVWALGVSHYRTALGLVVLAALTDALDGFLARRFGWGSKVGSILDPLADKIMLVSLFLALGWLGHLPVWLTALVVLRDVVIVAGAIAYQVLVGGLKMEPTVAGKATTAAQLLLLGVVVGRLAGVPLPEGLVVALVWLAGAVTLWSGVDYVYRWTQRAIAASQGR comes from the coding sequence GTGAGCTGGAGTCTCCTGCCCAACACGCTCTGCGTCCTGCGCATCGCGCTGGTGCCGCCGACCGTGTGGGCGCTCGGGGTCTCGCACTACCGGACCGCGCTCGGGCTGGTCGTGCTCGCGGCCCTCACCGACGCCCTGGACGGGTTCCTCGCCCGGCGCTTCGGCTGGGGGTCCAAGGTCGGCTCCATCCTGGACCCGCTTGCCGACAAGATCATGCTGGTGTCCCTGTTCCTGGCCCTCGGCTGGCTGGGGCACCTGCCGGTATGGCTCACGGCCCTGGTGGTCCTGCGCGACGTCGTCATCGTTGCCGGCGCCATCGCCTATCAGGTGCTGGTCGGGGGCCTGAAGATGGAGCCGACCGTGGCCGGCAAGGCGACCACCGCGGCGCAGCTCTTGCTGCTCGGCGTGGTGGTCGGGCGGCTGGCGGGCGTGCCGCTGCCCGAAGGGCTCGTCGTGGCACTGGTCTGGCTCGCCGGCGCCGTGACCCTGTGGAGCGGCGTCGACTACGTCTACCGCTGGACGCAGCGGGCCATCGCTGCGTCCCAGGGCCGCTGA
- a CDS encoding DUF2066 domain-containing protein: MSRFLAGGVLAVLGLAWSAAPPAATVSGLYETEGPVAGQAAAERDRALRRGLLEVVVRVSGQRRVPPTGVLSGALQSPSRYVREYGYGAAPDAGGGARPGAGASSRLWARYDPAAVNQLVRQAGLPVWGDVRPQTLVWLAVERDGQPELLGAGDSAAVDAVVRSRSRARGLPLALPSLAGEDRGRVSAEDVKAGAVDRVTAASRRYPADVVVLGQARERVPGLWESRWTVVSGGTPEQFNVDGERLEKVVEEGLDRVGDAVATRYARGAPAGQASGTAQAASGGAAGQGSPAGSAATASGAAQGATAGAPVAAAATATAAAGAVTAADGRAPPNLVVTGVDSYTAYLRARRELVASGGVKSAQPAQLDPGRVTFHVKPNGDREAISRSLSAGGALAPVEGSPDWAFQLSP; this comes from the coding sequence GTGAGTCGTTTTCTGGCAGGCGGGGTGCTGGCCGTTCTCGGGTTGGCGTGGAGTGCCGCGCCGCCGGCAGCGACCGTGAGCGGGCTCTACGAGACGGAAGGGCCGGTCGCCGGGCAGGCGGCGGCGGAGCGCGATCGGGCGCTGCGCCGGGGGCTGCTCGAGGTGGTGGTGCGGGTTTCGGGCCAGCGGCGCGTGCCTCCCACGGGGGTCCTGAGCGGGGCCCTGCAGAGCCCCTCGCGCTACGTGCGGGAGTACGGCTACGGGGCGGCCCCCGACGCGGGCGGCGGCGCACGACCGGGGGCGGGCGCCTCGAGCCGGCTCTGGGCGCGCTACGACCCGGCCGCCGTGAACCAACTCGTGCGCCAGGCCGGGCTCCCGGTGTGGGGTGACGTGCGGCCCCAGACGCTGGTGTGGCTCGCCGTGGAGCGCGACGGGCAGCCCGAGCTCCTGGGCGCGGGCGACTCGGCCGCCGTGGATGCGGTGGTGCGGTCCCGGTCCCGGGCGCGGGGCCTGCCCCTGGCGCTGCCTTCGCTCGCCGGCGAGGACCGCGGCCGGGTGAGCGCCGAGGACGTCAAGGCCGGTGCGGTCGACCGGGTCACCGCCGCGTCCCGGCGCTATCCGGCGGACGTCGTGGTGCTCGGGCAGGCGCGCGAGCGCGTGCCGGGCCTCTGGGAGAGTCGCTGGACCGTGGTCTCGGGCGGCACGCCCGAGCAGTTCAACGTCGACGGCGAGCGGCTCGAGAAGGTGGTGGAGGAGGGGCTCGACCGGGTGGGTGACGCGGTCGCGACCCGGTACGCCAGGGGTGCACCCGCCGGGCAGGCTTCGGGGACGGCCCAGGCGGCCTCGGGTGGAGCGGCGGGGCAGGGCTCCCCGGCCGGATCCGCCGCCACGGCGAGCGGAGCGGCGCAAGGGGCCACCGCCGGGGCGCCGGTCGCTGCTGCGGCCACTGCCACTGCTGCCGCTGGCGCGGTGACTGCGGCCGACGGCCGGGCCCCGCCCAATCTGGTGGTGACCGGCGTGGACAGCTACACGGCGTACCTGCGGGCGCGCCGGGAGCTCGTCGCCTCGGGCGGGGTGAAGAGCGCGCAACCCGCGCAGCTCGACCCGGGCCGCGTGACCTTCCACGTCAAGCCGAACGGGGACCGGGAGGCGATCTCGCGCTCGCTCTCGGCGGGCGGCGCCCTGGCTCCAGTGGAGGGGAGCCCCGACTGGGCCTTCCAGTTGTCACCGTGA
- the purM gene encoding phosphoribosylformylglycinamidine cyclo-ligase, whose protein sequence is MTTTDPTGLTYRDAGVDIDRGNRLVERIKPIAAATRRPGVLQGLGGFGALFELPLDRYRHPVLVSGTDGVGTKLKLAIASGQHDGIGIDLVAMSANDIVVQGAEPLFFLDYYATGRLDLEVATRVIAGIGRGCEMSGMALVGGETAEMPGMYADEDYDLAGFAVGIVERDAIIDGSRVTPGDVVLGIASSGPHSNGYSLIRHVLEVSCADFEEDVEGAPLIDRLMAPTRIYVKPLLEAIRQADVRALAHITGGGITENLPRVLPRGTRAAIRVDAWPRPAVFRWLQKTGRIAESEMLRTFNCGVGMLVVVPPSAVDTVARVLTTAGETVWPVGVIEADEGPAPHVVYR, encoded by the coding sequence ATGACCACGACCGACCCGACGGGCCTCACCTACCGGGACGCCGGTGTCGACATCGACCGGGGCAACCGCCTGGTCGAGCGCATCAAGCCCATCGCCGCAGCCACTCGCCGTCCCGGCGTGCTGCAGGGCCTCGGCGGGTTCGGGGCGCTCTTTGAGCTGCCGCTCGACCGCTACCGCCACCCCGTGCTCGTCTCGGGCACCGACGGCGTCGGCACCAAGCTCAAGCTCGCCATCGCGAGCGGCCAGCACGACGGGATCGGCATCGACCTCGTGGCGATGTCCGCGAACGACATCGTGGTGCAGGGCGCCGAGCCCCTCTTCTTCCTCGACTACTACGCCACCGGCCGGCTCGACCTCGAGGTCGCCACCCGGGTCATCGCCGGGATCGGCCGCGGGTGCGAGATGTCCGGCATGGCGCTCGTGGGCGGGGAGACCGCCGAGATGCCCGGCATGTACGCCGACGAGGACTACGACCTCGCGGGCTTCGCGGTGGGGATCGTGGAGCGTGACGCCATCATCGACGGCAGCCGGGTCACGCCGGGTGACGTGGTGCTCGGCATCGCCTCGAGCGGCCCGCACTCGAACGGCTACTCCCTCATCCGGCACGTGCTCGAGGTCTCCTGCGCGGACTTCGAGGAGGACGTGGAGGGCGCGCCGCTCATCGACCGCCTGATGGCGCCGACCCGGATCTACGTGAAGCCGCTCCTCGAGGCGATCCGCCAGGCCGACGTGCGCGCCCTCGCCCACATCACCGGCGGCGGCATCACCGAGAACCTGCCCCGGGTGCTCCCGCGCGGGACGCGGGCCGCGATCCGGGTCGACGCCTGGCCCCGCCCGGCGGTCTTCCGGTGGCTGCAGAAGACCGGCCGGATCGCCGAGAGCGAGATGCTCAGGACCTTCAACTGCGGCGTCGGCATGCTGGTCGTCGTACCGCCCTCCGCCGTGGACACCGTCGCCCGGGTCCTCACCACGGCGGGCGAGACCGTCTGGCCCGTGGGCGTCATCGAGGCCGACGAGGGCCCCGCGCCGCACGTGGTGTACCGGTGA
- a CDS encoding phosphoribosylglycinamide formyltransferase produces the protein MKPDRLPVVVLISGRGSNLKSILDAVAAGLPAEVRSVISNRPGAGGLAHAAAAGVPTEVVDHTRFATREAFEAALTEAIDRHAPGLVVLAGFMRVLGPEFVRHYRGRLINIHPALLPAFPGLDTHRRAIAAGAAEHGASVHFVTEEVDAGPVIHQARVPVHPGDTPEILAARVLEQEHRLYPQVIGWIAEGRVRLEGDRVVRKDSAAG, from the coding sequence GTGAAGCCGGACCGGCTGCCGGTCGTCGTCCTGATCTCCGGGCGCGGGAGCAACCTGAAGTCCATCCTCGACGCGGTGGCCGCCGGGCTGCCTGCCGAGGTGCGCTCGGTCATCAGCAACCGGCCGGGTGCGGGCGGGCTCGCCCACGCCGCCGCGGCCGGCGTGCCGACCGAGGTGGTGGACCACACCCGCTTCGCCACGCGGGAGGCGTTCGAGGCGGCCCTCACCGAGGCCATCGACCGCCACGCCCCGGGGCTGGTGGTGCTCGCCGGCTTCATGCGCGTGCTCGGGCCCGAATTCGTGCGCCACTACCGGGGCCGGCTCATCAACATCCACCCCGCGCTGCTGCCAGCCTTTCCCGGGCTCGACACCCACCGGCGCGCCATCGCGGCGGGCGCGGCCGAGCACGGGGCGAGCGTGCACTTCGTCACCGAGGAGGTGGACGCCGGCCCCGTCATCCACCAGGCCCGCGTCCCCGTGCACCCCGGCGACACCCCCGAGATCCTCGCCGCCCGCGTGCTGGAGCAGGAGCACCGGCTCTACCCCCAGGTCATCGGCTGGATCGCCGAGGGGCGGGTCCGCCTGGAGGGGGATCGGGTGGTCCGGAAGGACAGCGCGGCGGGGTGA
- a CDS encoding RNA methyltransferase, which produces MSLDSLRNIRFVLVEPSHPGNIGAVARAMKTMGLSRLALVRPEQFPSAEATARASGADDVLYHATLFDDLPSALADCVLTVGTSARRRTLEWPELSPREAAPVLLEAAARGPVGVVLGRESSGLTNGELERCQYLLRIPANPEYSSLNLAAAAQVVAYELRVAALAATAAGSTEDIAAAEVARVAGVAGPDPLTEGRTSPQAEDARPATAAELEGLLAHLEETATAIGFLDPAAPRYLMRRLWRLFHRARLDRTEVNILRGFLKAVLLAARLTPPRCPSGPPDPPPGGPAPRRSSR; this is translated from the coding sequence ATGTCTCTCGACTCTCTCCGAAACATTCGCTTCGTCCTGGTCGAGCCGAGCCACCCCGGCAACATCGGCGCGGTGGCGCGGGCGATGAAGACCATGGGGCTGTCGCGGCTCGCCCTGGTCCGGCCCGAGCAGTTCCCCAGCGCCGAGGCGACCGCCCGGGCCTCGGGGGCGGACGACGTGCTCTATCACGCCACCCTTTTCGATGATCTCCCCTCGGCGCTCGCCGACTGCGTGCTGACGGTGGGGACGAGCGCCCGGCGGCGGACGCTGGAGTGGCCTGAGCTGTCCCCTCGGGAGGCCGCGCCCGTGCTGCTGGAGGCGGCGGCGCGAGGGCCGGTGGGGGTGGTGCTCGGGCGCGAGAGCTCGGGGCTCACCAACGGGGAGCTGGAGCGCTGCCAGTACCTCCTGCGGATCCCGGCCAACCCGGAGTATTCGTCGCTCAACCTGGCGGCTGCGGCGCAGGTGGTGGCGTACGAGCTGCGGGTGGCGGCCCTGGCGGCGACGGCGGCTGGGTCAACCGAGGACATCGCGGCTGCGGAGGTGGCCCGGGTGGCTGGGGTCGCCGGACCGGATCCGCTGACGGAGGGGCGGACCTCGCCGCAGGCGGAGGACGCCAGGCCTGCGACCGCGGCGGAGCTGGAAGGGCTCCTTGCCCACCTGGAGGAGACCGCGACGGCCATCGGCTTCCTCGACCCGGCGGCGCCGCGCTACCTGATGCGGCGGCTGTGGCGGCTGTTCCACCGGGCGCGGCTCGACCGCACGGAGGTGAACATCCTTCGGGGGTTCCTGAAGGCGGTGTTGCTGGCCGCTCGCCTCACCCCGCCGCGCTGTCCTTCCGGACCACCCGATCCCCCTCCAGGCGGACCCGCCCCTCGGCGATCCAGCCGATGA
- a CDS encoding inositol monophosphatase: MHPLLTIAIRAAREAGKVIVREMDRVDALDVTTKGLNDYVSEVDRRAERAIIATVRRSYPDHAILGEETGADGVDDHVWVIDPLDGTTNYLHGFPVFSVSIAIKYRGKVEHGVVYDPLRNELFTATRGRGAQLNNHRVRVSRRTGLEGALLGTGFPFRDLKDLDAYLAIFRELLTKTAGIRRPGSAALDLAYVACGRLDGFWEYGLKEWDMAAGTLLIQEAGGAVSDFEGGEAYLATGNVVGGGLRVQGAILEVVRRLGARPSVVADAGTESVVSASPASEGNPEEITAAAAGEQPEARKTARILRKPSRAPSRPRGS, from the coding sequence GTGCACCCCCTTCTGACAATCGCCATACGCGCCGCCCGCGAGGCCGGCAAGGTCATCGTCCGGGAGATGGACCGGGTCGACGCCCTGGACGTCACCACCAAGGGGCTAAACGACTACGTGAGCGAGGTCGACCGCCGCGCGGAGCGGGCCATCATCGCCACCGTCCGGCGCAGCTATCCGGACCACGCGATCCTCGGGGAGGAAACGGGGGCGGACGGCGTGGACGACCACGTCTGGGTGATCGACCCCCTGGACGGCACCACCAACTACCTGCACGGCTTCCCGGTGTTCTCGGTCTCGATCGCGATCAAGTACCGGGGCAAGGTCGAGCACGGCGTCGTCTACGACCCCCTGCGCAACGAGCTCTTCACCGCGACCCGTGGCCGCGGCGCCCAGCTCAACAACCACCGCGTCCGGGTCAGTCGGCGCACGGGGCTGGAGGGCGCGCTTCTCGGTACCGGCTTCCCGTTCCGCGACCTGAAGGACCTCGACGCCTACCTGGCCATCTTCCGGGAGCTGCTGACGAAGACCGCCGGGATCCGGCGTCCCGGATCGGCGGCCCTCGACCTGGCCTACGTCGCCTGCGGGCGCCTGGACGGCTTCTGGGAGTACGGCCTGAAGGAGTGGGACATGGCGGCGGGCACACTGCTGATCCAGGAGGCGGGGGGGGCGGTCAGCGACTTCGAGGGCGGAGAGGCGTACCTCGCGACGGGCAACGTCGTCGGGGGCGGGCTGCGGGTGCAGGGGGCGATCCTGGAGGTGGTGAGGAGGCTCGGGGCCCGGCCCTCCGTGGTCGCCGATGCGGGGACCGAGTCCGTGGTCAGTGCGAGCCCGGCCTCGGAAGGCAATCCCGAGGAAATTACCGCGGCGGCCGCGGGGGAGCAGCCCGAGGCCCGGAAGACGGCGAGGATCCTCCGCAAACCCTCGCGGGCGCCGAGCAGACCTCGAGGCTCGTAG
- a CDS encoding MarR family transcriptional regulator: MRTVTVCVESLTAGLDRFREVWESGVAQGELLTFESVEGLHRTLTPNRWALVRTLQAEGPLAVRELARRLGRDVKRVHEDVAKLKEVGLVEDAAGGVWVPYDEIRAELTLKRPAA, from the coding sequence ATGAGGACGGTCACGGTGTGTGTCGAGAGTCTCACCGCGGGGCTCGACCGGTTTCGGGAGGTTTGGGAAAGCGGTGTGGCCCAAGGCGAGCTGCTCACCTTCGAGTCCGTCGAAGGACTGCATCGCACCCTCACGCCGAACCGGTGGGCACTGGTTCGCACGCTCCAGGCGGAAGGTCCGCTCGCGGTCCGGGAGCTGGCCCGTCGGCTGGGTCGCGACGTCAAGCGCGTTCATGAGGACGTTGCGAAGTTGAAGGAAGTCGGTCTCGTCGAGGATGCCGCAGGGGGCGTCTGGGTTCCCTACGATGAGATCCGGGCCGAGCTCACACTGAAGCGGCCGGCGGCGTGA